The Hemibagrus wyckioides isolate EC202008001 linkage group LG15, SWU_Hwy_1.0, whole genome shotgun sequence genome window below encodes:
- the fignl2 gene encoding fidgetin-like protein 2 — translation MLSPIVPYSLLKMHWNPEHAQPLSQWPEQHLDVSSTTSSPAHKPELYSARGRGSYSYAWANDDISALTASNLLKRYAEKYSGVLDSAYERPVVGAYPEPGAFGALNGSQKSELEPWPLSHSTDSTYPLVPPSTHDGLKVAPAPTMPPGSGSVSAGSSNLSDSGYSGSSSCSGPHSSDYPPSYNGTYLSSGYCPQGSSALPPAPLHALQSGPTLLPSYTPSAPVYNYPPATYPHQTSLAPTYSHPTPPYLPSGIAAPTPISSRPTVVGGSYSYQNSSLGSSETAGSLKRKAFDMAPEEEEEEGRSRYRKYSYEALKSGGDSPYSIGDKAECRGNGFVTTSADPQAFKPSKPGSQPGIAGDEVGKYSGLKPLLSPAYGTAGEYSPPTAMTGENGGAEHGFPQQQRSLKHSEPLKSTEQRLLDVINNELQDCSMPPLWSDLVGHARIKAVLEDELLWPALRSDSSLRPPRTVLLFGPRGGGKTTLAHSMATQLGATFFRLNGTILLSKWKAEAEQLLGMLFSVAAARQPAVVLLSEVEAFEDDEGLRQQLQAQLEKVQRGMVMVVCSTRHPELLKEPLLRCMAKRYHISLPDGSGRRQLLLQALGPHGCSLSEQELAAVLQRCDGFSARELLQLSQQALASASASGTGQMHGLGVPLSSPAFKDFESAFCKVRPHGAPKELDTCMEWSKVYSH, via the coding sequence GTCTGTTGAAGATGCACTGGAACCCGGAGCATGCCCAGCCCCTGAGCCAGTGGCCCGAGCAGCATTTGGATGTATCTTCCACCACCTCCTCACCCGCCCACAAACCAGAGCTGTATTCAGCACGTGGCCGTGGCTCCTACAGCTACGCCTGGGCCAATGATGACATCTCAGCCCTCACTGCCTCCAACCTGCTTAAGCGCTATGCTGAAAAATACTCAGGTGTCTTGGACTCAGCCTATGAGCGCCCTGTTGTGGGTGCCTATCCTGAGCCTGGTGCCTTTGGGGCTCTCAATGGCAGCCAGAAGAGTGAACTGGAGCCCTGGCCCCTCTCTCACAGCACTGATTCAACTTACCCTTTGGTTCCTCCGTCTACCCACGATGGTCTGAAGGTGGCACCAGCACCCACAATGCCACCTGGCTCAGGCAGTGTCTCTGCAGGCAGCAGCAATCTGTCAGACTCAGGCTACAGTGGGAGCAGTTCATGCAGTGGTCCCCATTCCAGTGACTACCCACCTAGCTACAATGGTACCTACCTCTCATCTGGATACTGTCCCCAAGGCAGCTCAGCACTTCCCCCAGCGCCACTTCATGCCCTGCAGTCTGGACCCACCCTCTTGCCCAGCTACACACCCTCTGCACCAGTTTATAACTATCCCCCTGCCACCTACCCCCACCAGACCAGCCTTGCACCCACCTACAGCCACCCAACTCCCCCTTACCTTCCCTCTGGTATAGCTGCTCCAACTCCCATCAGTTCACGGCCCACAGTAGTAGGAGGCAGCTACAGTTACCAGAACAGTAGTCTGGGCAGCTCAGAGACAGCAGGTTCACTGAAGAGGAAGGCATTTGACATGGCtcctgaagaggaagaggaggaagggaGATCACGCTATAGGAAATATAGCTATGAAGCCTTAAAGTCTGGTGGAGACTCGCCATATAGTATAGGCGACAAAGCAGAATGCAGAGGAAATGGGTTTGTTACTACCAGTGCAGACCCACAGGCATTCAAGCCCAGCAAACCTGGATCACAGCCAGGCATTGCAGGTGATGAGGTGGGCAAATATAGTGGCCTGAAACCACTACTTTCGCCAGCATATGGAACAGCCGGCGAGTACAGCCCCCCAACAGCCATGACAGGAGAGAACGGAGGAGCCGAGCATGGCTTTCCACAGCAACAGCGCTCACTCAAACACTCTGAGCCGCTAAAAAGTACAGAGCAGCGGCTTCTGGATGTTATAAATAATGAGCTACAGGACTGCTCAATGCCTCCACTGTGGTCAGATCTTGTTGGTCATGCGCGTATTAAAGCAGTCTTGGAAGATGAGCTGCTGTGGCCAGCACTGCGTTCTGACAGTTCTCTTCGCCCCCCCCGGACTGTGCTACTGTTTGGTCCACGAGGGGGTGGCAAAACCACACTGGCGCACTCCATGGCCACCCAGCTTGGGGCCACTTTCTTCAGGCTGAATGGCACCATTTTGCTATCCAAGTGGAAGGCCGAGGCTGAGCAGCTTCTGGGAATGCTGTTCTCGGTGGCTGCAGCACGTCAGCCAGCAGTGGTACTGCTGAGTGAGGTAGAGGCCTTTGAGGATGATGAGGGTCTCAGACAGCAGCTGCAGGCACAGTTGGAGAAGGTGCAGCGTGGCATGGTGATGGTTGTGTGTTCCACGCGTCACCCAGAGCTTCTGAAAGAGCCGCTGCTGCGCTGCATGGCTAAGCGCTACCATATCAGCCTGCCGGATGGAAGTGGACGCAGACAGCTGCTCTTGCAAGCACTTGGGCCTCATGGCTGCAGTCTGAGTGAACAGGAGCTGGCAGCTGTACTGCAGCGCTGCGATGGATTCTCTGCACGTGAGCTGCTGCAGCTCAGTCAGCAGGCTCTGGCCTCAGCATCAGCTTCAGGCACTGGTCAGATGCACGGCCTTGGCGTGCCCCTCTCCTCGCCAGCCTTCAAAGACTTCGAGAGCGCTTTCTGTAAGGTGCGACCGCATGGGGCCCCCAAAGAACTGGACACTTGCATGGAATGGAGCAAGGTGTATAGCCACTAA